In the Halorussus salinus genome, TACAAACCCATCACCGAGTTCGGCGGCGCGTACGTCCTGACCGAAGACGACTCGGAGGAGGTCGAAGACCTCACGACGCCCGTGATGTTTCAGGAGTTCGTTCCCGGCGACGACGTTCGGGCGTACGTGGTGGACGGCGAGTACGTCGGGCAGTTCCGGTACGTGTACGACGGCGGTTCGTTCTCGTACAAGTACCCCGAGGGCGAGGTCGGTGCCGAACCGGTCGAGATACCCGACGCGGCGCGCGAGGACGTGCTGGCGGCCGCCGACGTGTTGCCGACGACCTACTCCGCGGTGGACCTGCGACTGGACGAAGACGGCTCGCACTCGATAATGGAGGTCAACTCCGGCGGCCGGTTCATGCTCGCCGACTCCGAGGGGGTCACGAACGTCGCGGAGGCGCTCGCCGACCACCTCGTCGAGTAGACAGCGATGAACCGGAACGTGGTCGTCGAGGACGCCGAGTACGGCTTCGCGTGGTGTCACGTCGAGGAGCGATACTTCCTCGAAACGCCGGACGGCGGCTTTCGGGAGGTCAACGAGGCGGTCGTTCGACTGCTTGAGAAAGTCGCTCGCGGCGAGATACCCCTCTCGGCGCTCCGGACGCAGGCCGAGGGCGGAGCGGCGGTGATCGACGAGTCGCACACGTCCGCCGAGGAGGCCCTGTCGCTGGTCGAGGGCTACGTCGAGGAGGGCGTCCTCCGCGAAGACGCCCCGGTCGTGGAAATCCTCCCGCCGGACGACATCGCGCTCTGGCCCTACGTCGCCGGGTTCCTCGCCCTCGTCTCGGTCTTCGGAGCGGCGGTCGCGTCCGTCGTCTCGAACCTCTCGGTCGCGGTGGTCCGGGAGGTGTCGGTCATCCACGTGGCGGCGACGATGGTCCTCTCGGCCGCGTACCTCGCCATCCACGAGTACGGCCACTACGCCGTCAGCGACCGCCACTTCGACCCGTCCGTGCGGTTCGACTTCGTGAACGGCGTCGTGCCCGCGGTCGTCACGGACACGACCGGGTCGTGGATGCTCCCGCGCAACCGGCGGATACTCGTCAACCTCGCCGGTCCGCTGGTCGAACTGGCGGCCGGTCTCCCGTTCGTCGCGCTCTACTACCTCTTCCCCCGGAGTCTCCTCGTCCAGATTCTGGTCGTCAGCGTCTTCGCACACGTCGTGATGTCGCTGAACCCGCTCATCCACGGCGACGGGTTCTGGATTCTGTGCGACTACTTCGGGCTGATGAACGTTCGTCGTAAGGGCATCGAGGACCTGACCGACCTCCGGCCGTCGTGGAGCGCGGCGTACGTGGTCGTCTCCTACGGCTTCGGCGCTCTCGTCGCCGTCTACATGGTCGTCATGCTGGCCTCGTTCGTCGGTCTCGTGGATGTCTCGCTTCCCGTCGGACTCGCGTGAGACTGCCAGCCGCCCGCTGTCCCCGCGTCGGCTACCGGTTCCATGCACCTCACGCTCTCGGAGTCGGGCGGTGACTCACGGACCCCGATGCCGACCTGCGACTGCTGGGTCTGCGAACCCGCCCGCGAGGAGAGGCCGCCCCACGCGCGCCTCGGTAACGCGAGCGACGAACTGCTCGCGGTTCGTCGTCCGGATTGCTCGCGCGCGACCCTTCCCTACTTGCGACCCTCACTCGCCGTCGAGTCGCGCGAGTTCGGATTGGAGGTCCGACTGGATGTAGGCCGCGACCTCGCGCACGCGTTCGGGCCGGAACGTCCAGAATCCCGTGTAGCGTCCCGGTTCGACCTCGCGCGCGAGGAGCGCGCCGCTGGCCTCGTCGTCGTCGGCCTCGTAGACGACGAACCACAGGTCGGTCACGTGGTCGCCCTCGTCGTCGCCGAACGCCGTTATCGAGTCGATCTCGGGCGGCCGCCAGTCCGGGATGCCGTACAGGTTCACGTCCACGCCGCTGTTGGCGATGCGGCGGTAGGTGTCCCACGTCTCGCGCTCGTCGCGGAGTCGCGAGAGCCGCTGACAGCCGGTGTGGAGCGTTCCGGCCCCCTCGTGGCCCGCCTGTTCCTCGACGACGCGCGAAATTTCGAGAAGGGAAATCTTGTCCTCGCACTCGACGCTGTAGACGTTCTCGTCGAGTGCGGTCAGAAACGTCTGGACCGCGCCGACGACTCGCGGGTCGTCGGCGTATCGCGGGGGGAACGACTCGGCGTCCAGCGCGTCGATGAGGTAGTCGTGGAGGGTCCCGACGCCGATGGCGGCCAGACACCGCTCGCCGTCCGAGAGGACCAGAAACGCCTCCGGAAGTGCGTCCACTTCCATCGCGGTCGTCACCTCGAACGCGTAGCGTTCGAAGTAGTTCAGTAGCTCTGCGACGCGTTCGTCGGTCTCCTCGGCGTTCACCACCGCCAGATGTCTATCGACCGACCTGATATCTTCGATAAAAACACCGAGGTTGTTTGACATAGTTTCTTAGAGACGAGTGGGGGTGATAAGCACTTCGCTGTGATGGGAGTTCACACCCCACGCTTGTCGGACCCG is a window encoding:
- a CDS encoding zinc metalloprotease; translated protein: MNRNVVVEDAEYGFAWCHVEERYFLETPDGGFREVNEAVVRLLEKVARGEIPLSALRTQAEGGAAVIDESHTSAEEALSLVEGYVEEGVLREDAPVVEILPPDDIALWPYVAGFLALVSVFGAAVASVVSNLSVAVVREVSVIHVAATMVLSAAYLAIHEYGHYAVSDRHFDPSVRFDFVNGVVPAVVTDTTGSWMLPRNRRILVNLAGPLVELAAGLPFVALYYLFPRSLLVQILVVSVFAHVVMSLNPLIHGDGFWILCDYFGLMNVRRKGIEDLTDLRPSWSAAYVVVSYGFGALVAVYMVVMLASFVGLVDVSLPVGLA
- a CDS encoding DICT sensory domain-containing protein, which produces MSNNLGVFIEDIRSVDRHLAVVNAEETDERVAELLNYFERYAFEVTTAMEVDALPEAFLVLSDGERCLAAIGVGTLHDYLIDALDAESFPPRYADDPRVVGAVQTFLTALDENVYSVECEDKISLLEISRVVEEQAGHEGAGTLHTGCQRLSRLRDERETWDTYRRIANSGVDVNLYGIPDWRPPEIDSITAFGDDEGDHVTDLWFVVYEADDDEASGALLAREVEPGRYTGFWTFRPERVREVAAYIQSDLQSELARLDGE